One part of the Bacillaceae bacterium S4-13-56 genome encodes these proteins:
- a CDS encoding rhodanese-like domain-containing protein, with product MELLIALIVFLIVYGGYRFWYQKRFLKTLTEEEFRQGYRKAQLIDVREPQEFKGGHILGARNIPVTQMKHRLIEIRKDKPIYLYCQSGSRSARAANLLHRKGYKDLYQLKGGYKKWSGKIKK from the coding sequence TTGGAGCTACTTATTGCTTTGATTGTATTTCTAATTGTTTATGGCGGTTACCGTTTTTGGTATCAAAAACGTTTCCTTAAAACCCTTACAGAGGAAGAATTCCGTCAAGGATATAGAAAGGCACAACTAATTGATGTGCGTGAGCCACAAGAATTTAAAGGTGGCCATATTTTAGGAGCTAGAAATATCCCAGTCACACAAATGAAACATCGTCTTATTGAAATTCGCAAGGATAAGCCTATTTATCTCTATTGCCAAAGTGGATCCCGATCAGCAAGAGCTGCAAACTTGTTGCATCGTAAAGGATATAAGGATTTGTATCAACTAAAAGGTGGATATAAAAAGTGGTCAGGGAAAATTAAAAAATAA
- a CDS encoding DUF559 domain-containing protein, whose product MSDREKEAHFNKIITKTAITRKKNNTPSWNSGKTGIYSKETIQRIRNATLRQMADQKIVKTKIEKIMDESLDTLKVNHKYSFILEQHQYDFVLPDQKILIECDGDYWHANPKFYPIPKDWQVERIKKDKYKNHLASLNGYQILGFWEDDIINRIDHVKQTIASYL is encoded by the coding sequence ATGTCCGATAGAGAAAAAGAAGCTCACTTTAACAAAATTATTACAAAAACTGCAATAACTAGGAAAAAGAATAATACCCCTTCTTGGAACAGTGGTAAGACTGGTATCTACTCCAAAGAAACAATTCAAAGAATCCGGAACGCTACATTAAGACAGATGGCAGATCAAAAGATAGTAAAGACGAAAATAGAGAAAATTATGGATGAATCATTAGACACATTAAAAGTGAATCATAAATACTCATTCATACTTGAACAGCATCAATACGATTTCGTCTTGCCGGATCAAAAGATATTAATTGAATGTGATGGAGATTATTGGCATGCTAATCCAAAGTTTTATCCTATTCCAAAGGACTGGCAAGTGGAAAGAATTAAAAAGGATAAATATAAAAATCATTTAGCGTCTTTAAATGGATACCAAATCTTGGGATTTTGGGAAGATGATATTATAAACCGCATAGACCATGTGAAACAAACTATAGCATCGTATTTATGA
- a CDS encoding HNH endonuclease signature motif containing protein: MQLGTQVAPIGATWRKAKSVDNLLGVHSKYDTKLPAIPIKPLSKEDKKKLKKKKSKGEEEQLYLGVTNLSFVSFKEPSAKSPNETPFTAKGREIYESRTKKKPPKARADELRRLGLAHAIAYAKGEPSKQKYSFEYIMNRCYAFIRDKGKCRICNEYLEENHTHTHHVNPKLPLELINKVNNLASMHNKCHSLIHNGDTSKLDTKKREKIEKFREQLGTSY, translated from the coding sequence ATGCAGCTTGGAACTCAAGTAGCACCTATTGGTGCTACTTGGAGGAAAGCAAAATCAGTGGATAACCTTCTAGGAGTTCACTCTAAATACGACACTAAACTTCCAGCAATTCCTATCAAACCTTTATCAAAGGAAGATAAGAAAAAGCTAAAAAAGAAGAAGTCGAAGGGTGAGGAGGAACAGCTCTACTTAGGGGTAACGAATTTATCATTCGTGAGCTTTAAGGAACCAAGTGCTAAATCTCCAAATGAAACTCCGTTCACGGCAAAGGGTAGAGAAATCTACGAAAGTCGGACAAAGAAGAAACCACCGAAAGCGAGAGCAGACGAACTCAGAAGGTTGGGGTTAGCTCACGCAATAGCCTATGCCAAAGGAGAACCAAGTAAACAAAAATACTCCTTTGAGTACATAATGAACAGATGTTATGCGTTCATTAGGGACAAAGGGAAATGTAGAATATGCAATGAGTATCTAGAGGAAAATCACACTCATACACATCATGTTAACCCAAAGCTTCCTCTTGAACTCATAAACAAAGTCAATAATTTAGCGAGTATGCATAATAAATGCCATAGCTTAATACACAACGGAGACACTTCCAAATTGGACACGAAAAAGCGTGAGAAAATCGAAAAGTTCAGAGAACAGTTAGGAACAAGTTACTGA